CCATTTACAACTACGCCAATTTCATATGTTAAAGCACAAGTTCACAACAAATAACCATAAGCAAGTCTCAGCATCAAGGTTCTATATCACAGACACTATGATTAAGAAATCAACGAAGCCTGCCCCTGACTTTTACCATACCAAAACTCATGAATCGAGTCTATCAATTCAAGCCAGCTAATTCCCATTTCTGCGAAGTGCAGAAGACTTGCAAACTAAACATTTACTATAGAATCCTAAAACAGCCCATATGATCAAACACTATTTACACATAACATGGGCCATGGCTAGTGAGAAGCATAAATGAATTACTCATAAAAAATCCCCTACCCACTGATCAGAaggcaaaaataaataataaaaaggacCCTACTAACCCAGAATTTGATAGTTTTCTATGTTACAATCAAACAAAGTCTCCTCCATGTTATTCCAATCCAAACTCACCATATCTAATGTATAGTGAAAATGTAGTCTAAATCAAAGTTAGAATACAACCCAGTTCTTAGAAACCAAAGaaaagctcaaaaacaaaaatcaaagcaatCTGATCTCAAACCAAGAAACGTATAGTATCTAGTctatttaacaataaaaattcTAAATACCCATCGAAAACTAACAACAGATTTCAAAAATTTCTGAGCACCCATGTTTTGTTTTCCAGTTATAACAATAAAAATCATTACTTCAACAAAAAAAAGgattaaaaaaaaacttaccacTATCACCAATTAAAAGAAGCTTAATGAGGTAATCATAATCAGCACGAGCTCTAGCTGGTGGTGCAGCCATTGATCCTCAAAAACCACGCGCAAAAAAcccaattcaaaaatataaaataatatatcctCTTATctgcattaaaaaatatatatcaattttaaaacgaaataaaagaaaattgtgAAATCAGatcaagaaaaggaaaggaaagaaagaaccTGAGACGCTGAAGATAGCAAAGCACATGCGAGAGAGAAAGAGGGTCCAATGAATACGGGGAATTTccttttcatgtttattttaattCTAAGATGAAATAATGGAATGTTAATAAAAGTAGATGAAAAAAAATGTTGTGCACACAAAAAGaaaatttcacaaccaaaacaatGATAACTTGGAAAATAGAGATTCAGGAACCACCATAGCATTAAATTGCACTCATTAATTAGTGATAACATTtataaatcatataattcagattaCATTAAAGCTGTACAAAGTAGATTTTATTATGCAAACATTTTGTACATTATTAAATTATGACAATAAAACAATGAAATTATATATACTTACAAAGAAGACGATGAACAAATACTAAACGACTGACAACTTTTTGCTGTGATCATCAGCAACCTCTGCATCAAATGACTGTCAAAGCAACACTATTTATTCTGCGGTTCTTAAGCAATTGGAAGGTTTTGCTGCATTTCAAGTGGATAATGTATTTGCATTCTGCATCCAAACACTCAAGAGCCAAATCCATGCAACGATCACCACATTTGTGACATTCAGGATAATCATAAACCTTCTCCACAAACATGAGAGTGTGTGGATGAtcactttcttttattttactccTGCGCTTGACAAATCGATCATCTCTCAAAACACAAGAAAAATGTGCTGAGTTATCACAAATTGGACAATGGTAAAACCAAGTATTgagatttctttctttttcacaaacatcaCAATAATGATATTGTGAATAATCATTATCTTCATGGTATGTGAGGATCAAACCATGTCTGTCTGATTTGTGCCAAGTTGTTTGTGGTAGTAAATAGGCACATCTATAATGCACATTAAAATTGCAAGCCTTGCATCTATATACTGAAAAACCATCAGTACTGCCACCACAAGCATTACAGCACTGCCCACGATACTCACGGTACAAGAGAAGAAGGTGTTCGTGTCCTCCGCTCATGCAAGACAAAGGGATTTCAGCACATCGAACACAGAAATGTTCTTTGCACAAATAAACCTCACATTTGTAGGCAAAACCACTAATTAGGACACGACAAAATGAGCATATAAAAATGCAATTTGGAGTCAGGACAAAGGGATCTTGGTGAAAACGACCCCGAATTTGCTTCTTCTTAGGTAACTCAGCACAAGATTTGTGGAGAAAGAAATCACATTCTAAACAACCATAAAAGGAAGTCAAGATGAGTCGACTGCAGCCATCACAATACCTTCGTTCCTTCACTTCATCACTTAATACTAAATTATGATGATGGCTAAAATGTTCTATCTCTATATTTAtcattgtgaaaaataaaatagaataaaataaataaaaataaagaacacataaattttacgtggaaaccctttcgggaaaaaaaccacgggcagaggagaagaaaattcactatgtcgaaaaatttttactcaaatacaagaggaatagactatgtctatttataggcttgcaaagccatattctagtaggattgaaacaccttatcctaatcaatataaaatagatggagtttaataaggtttaaaaaccttattctaaaataaaataaaagaagtctagttctatatggattttacttttattttattttccatcgtattttatttaaataagaatttgggtcacttaattctaacaatctccaccttgacacaaattctcaatgaacaagttcttcatcgcgaactttcaataaacaagttcttcacctcttccaaaaaaccccttaagggtttaacttcaacaatgaacaccaaccaagtctaagcaatgctcaaacttggttataggaagtgacttagtcatcatatctgcaggattttcatgagtgctaattttgctcacaacaatatcaccacgagcaataatatcacgaacaaaatgataccgaatatcaatgtgttttgttctctcatgaaacatttgatcttttgtaagaaagatggcactgatccgtcaccctttgcaacaagccttgctttatatccgggttcttcaactcccagagtcccttctttctttttaaacacccatttacaacgaacagcctttttacctttaggaagttttacaagatcccatgttctgctttttgtggagtgattccatctcctcttgcatagcagacatccacttttctcgagtcttcacactaatcgcctcgtaataattaaatggctcttgattcgcatctatatcttcaccacatttaaagcataagcaactagatcaacctcggcatacttctttggaggtttaatttctcttcttgtcttgtttttggcgatagagtattgcggtgaagaagcaactctattctcaattttgtatcggcttgaggagttgattctattaatcgatgctccaccgcttttggttttctttattggaagagtctttaagagataagttaggtagcatagcgcttcatcaaaaacaacatctctgctaatcacaacttttctattttcagacaccataacttatagccttttacaccactttataaccaagaaaacgcatttaatggatctcggttccaattttccattatcaacatgagcatacgcaggacacccaaaaatctttaaatcgaaataattagcgggattacggaccatacctcttgtggagtctttttctcaatggcaacggatggagatcggttgatcaaaaacatgcagagaggtcgctacgcccaaaatgacttcgtaagttggcatttgacaacatacatcgaaccttctccatgatcgctctgCTCATTCGCTCGCAATGCCgcttttctttgtggagtatgacgaatcgtcaagtgtctcatgatccttcgacttgcacaatctattaaactcatcgtaatgtaactctaagccattgtctcagacggaggtattttatctgcttttccgtctgctttttcaatcataattttccaagacttaaatgtggaaaacacatcgcttcgcttcttgaagaacgcccaaacttttctcgaaaaatcatcaataaaggttagcatataattagctccacctctcaaggcactcggacggccccacagatcgaatggatatactccaacgcttccttcgtgttatggattcctctagtgaatcaaactctctttgcttcccaaaacacaaaggctcacagaaattcagtttgcaaattccttgcccattaagaagtcctctttgcttaattcgccatgccattctcactcatatgccctaggcgatatgccaaagtttagtaatatcatcatccgacaaggaagaggaagcgacaattgcatcaccaagaatgaaagagaacctcagaaacatataacttggcaatctttctttgccctttcatcacaacaagggaccctttgaaatctttaaaaccccactttcaaattgtgtatctgcaccttttgaatcaagagtactcaacgaaattaaatttcttttcaattcgaacatgccgcacgtcactaagtgttcgacaacccatcaaacatcttaactttaattgttccaacaccgcgattttacatgaagcattatttcccatcaaaacaacaccttcagacatcgtttcataagttgtaaaccaatcccgattgggactcatgtggaaggtgcactgaatcaagtatccactctcgccactttagaatcattgatgaagcaactagaagttcaccatcgctgtagtcttctacaacatcacttcaccgaattttccggtcaagttttccttttgattcgcagcctccttttaatcttattttgtagcttatagcattcaaatttaatgtgccctttcttcttgcgaagttgcaagttttacctctgcttgaagatttcgatctacccttagatttaccacgaggattccgctctcgtgttctaccacgatcatcatcaacattccggtcttgtctcccacttaacaatgagaccctctccctgagagttgggtttaaccacaggatgcttcatcttatcatacgaggttaaagaatcataaacttcatcaactgtgagagactcgcggctatataaaatcgtgtctctaaaggttgaataagacgggggcaacgaacaaagtagaatcaaccctagatcttccttatcatactgaacctccatggcctccaaggttgagagaatttctttaaacactgttaagtgttcgtgtacagacgcaccttcctccaaacgatgagcataaagacgctgcttcatatgcaacttgcttgttagagttttcgacatacatatttgttctagcctcttccataatgcaatggcgcttttcttttcatcacatcctcgcaaaatttcgttggacaaatgcagatgtaattgtgttaatgcctttcgatccttacgcttcttctttcaccgttaatgtcgaaggcatcttatctatcctcagggcatcctctagatccatctcgcaagaacgcttgcatcttaatttgccacaaataaaactggtgttgcgatccaacaatgaatttcatacttcaaagacgccattaccgtgatcgagatgaataaccctaagctcgataccaatttgtgaaaaataaaatagaataaaataaataaaaataaagaacacataaattttacgtggaaaccctttcgaaaaaaaccacgcaagagaggagaagaaaattcactatgtcgaaaaatttttactcaaatacaagaggaatagactatgtctatttataggcttgcaaagccatattctagtaggattgaaacaccttatcctaatcaatataaaatagatggagtttaataaggtttaaaaaccttattctaaaataaaataaaagaagtctagttctatatggattttacttttattttattttccatcgtattttatttaaataagaatttgggtcacttaattctaacaatcatTTTCTCTCCAACTTTGATCATTTTACGAATAGAAAAGCTTGGATTCATAGTACCCACCTCCAACAATTCTTTAAGTAGCTTATCAAAATCATCTTTTGACTCTATTTTGTAATACCATTGAGCCTTCTGTAGTGCACAATTCACATGGATAATGAACTTGCACTTAGAGCAATTGTAACTCCCACAAGCCATGTTCACCTCCTCGTGACAATGTAGACAATCATGTGTTGTACACTCATTGTCTACCACAAAGTATTTATGAGAAATAGGATGGTCGTGCAATACGCTTTTAATGAAGCGTGGCAATGAAATGCATTTTTTATGGACCATTAAGCTACATGTTGAGCAATTATAAGAAATATAGTTTCCTAAAGTGCCACATGCATCACAATTGAATGACAATTCTCTTAAACACCTAGTGAATGGGTGTTCATGAATACTTGGATCCTCAATAATGGGTGGTGGTGACACACATTCAATGTGAAGGACAAACTTGCAAATCAAACAACAATAAATCAATCCTTGATGTTGGGTTTCTTGGCATATTTGGCAAGGGAGGTGATCATTGTTAAATTGTAAGAAAAGAGAATGGTAACGGTGGGAAAGGTGACTAATTTCTAAAGGTAACTCAAAGCATTTCTTATGCAGGTAAAATCTAGATTCATGAGAAATGTAATCAGACTCTAGTAAGGGCTTTTGACATGCAAAACATTGAACTCTTTCGAGTTCTTGATAATGACATTCAGAAGAGATGGGTTTGTCTTGATGAACAAGCTCTCTAAAGTTTTTTACAAGAAATTTATATGATAGAAAAGCACATTTGATGTGAAAGACTAAATTACAAGAACAATGATAAACAAACTTCTCACATATATTATTGCAGAAACCACAAACAGGGTTACCTTTAACATATGGAGAGCTTGTCATAAGCTTAAGGTTATGTTTACGATGAAAAGGGTGGTTCATCTCAACAGGTGCCTCAGCACAGTTCTTGTCAAGATGAAACCCACAATCCACGCAACTAAACCTTGGACCTAACACCAACTCCCCACATGCACAACAATAAACCTCCTCACTTTTGTGGCTTCTCCCATCATTGAAAACCAGAGGATGAACATGGCTAAAATGTGGAAGAACTTCCATCTCTCTCTCCTTTCTTTCTATGTAAGTTTGTAGGTGTGATAGTTGTTGGTGATTTAGCAAAACCAGAAACCCATATATAtacttcaaaattttcttaatcCTTAGATTTAAActataaattatttttgaaactTCTAACCCATGTTTCTTTTTTCGTGAGATTACTATAAGTAAACTTTACTTTTTTTTTGGAAGAATTTTACATATAAGAAAAGAACTTTACTTTACTCAATCTTCAAGTTTATGTTTgtactaaaaattttaaataaactatCACTAACCTGTTATGTATCTTTTTTAGAGGAATAAACCCTTCTTTATATGTCTAAATAGGTATAACTTGTCCAAAACTATAATATGATTCTGTTTACGCCTATTTTGTAGTtgttaaaaaaagaaaatataagagcaattttttttttaattttgtttgctTTTGTCTTTTGTCAATTAAGTAAAAATGCTCAAATTTTCTTCACTTCTTATCTCATTATAGCACTCCCTTAATTAATCTTAGAGTTGGCAAAATAAGTTCCAGTCTAAAAGTTCATCCGTGTTGATCCGAATCCGTAATGATTCAAGTTCGAATTCATAATAGATCCAAGTCTGATAGAATCCGAGCCCAATACCAATATGGCATGAGCCCAAGATAACTTTGACTCAAAACCTGAAAAAATAGATTTTATAACTGAACAACATAATagatattaataattaatataattttatgatattatttAAAATGATAATTCTTTTTTAATGTAATTCTTTTTTAATATATTCATAAACATtgcatatttatattaaaattttattaatagaaaagtaattaataataattttatgttaaattataaaatgaaataaatttttaaattattaatttaaaactataattatatatgtaatataattatataaaattaataattgttaaacctataaaattaaaatttaatgataACATAATCATATATTATATAACTATTATCAAAACCGAAATTGATTACCTAACTTGACCTTAAGCCAATTTACTAAATTAGCATATtattaatacataaaataatatattataatgtattactattactattgctaaaactattaatacatatataactattattataatatagattataataaaagatataatattacatgatattataatgtttaatcattgatgcatatatataaactattaagatattatatgttattatatagCATTATATAATATAGTAAGAGGGTTAACTTTTAAATGTATGGAAAGTATAGGGACTTGGAGCATATTTCAACtagtataataataaacaataatatataatatactaCTATTATATAAAGCTATTATTATAATATAGATTTTAATAAAAGATATGGTATTACATTATATTATAACGTATATAAGCTATTAACATATGATATGATATAGTAGGAGGGATAATTTTCAAATGTAAGAAAAATATAGAGGCTTAGAGCATATTTCAACtagtataataaataataacatatgataataattaatatattatatattactcTACTATTATAATATGTGATCTAGTATTAATGAAATAAtacattttatctttttattatttctatttttttttctatttttatcttttagtaaGAGTAATATTTAAATCCTCAAATTGTCTTCCTTTTCAAgtaatcttttttttctttttcttttatgccTTTCTTGCTGTTTGATTTTTGAAAGGCATAAATTCTTTTCATCTAAGTTGGAATATAAGAGTATGGTATTGAATAAACTAAAGAAGAGATTTTCATAAAGTAGTGATTGGaaattaagattttaaattttaaaatagtgtAAATTGAGTAGTAAATTATTTAGAAATATAATATTTATGATAATTTTTGAATCTATGGATTGGCTAGAGACATGTTTAGTAATGAATTTGAAATCcttaaaatatgtttgaatttcATAAACTCATGTGTTTATACATTATTGATATATATTAGATTGAATCTCACTTATTTTATCTATAATATATAGATTTTATTTTACCGCTTATATAATAAATGAAATCTAAATCCAAATTTACAACCGAGCATGTCTTTTATCTAAAGATTTTCTCTTAAATTACATTctttgaaaatagaaatttagaacttaaaaattaaaagtattagGTGTATAAAATTGGACCTATAATTATGATATATTAGAGAGAAAAAGAGAGGATAAAAGACAAGATTAAAATGCATTAAGATATAAACATTCTcaattataatagatatatttaaaaaattatgacAAGAGGACAGGTAGATACTAAAGGGGGCAAAGGTCCTGATTTTCTTTCCATTGAGGAAAGGAGTATTTATAGGAGTTCGTTTGTCTTATAGTATGATGTGACAGGATGTTATAGTGGATATATTGATACAGCATAATCAAATGCAGACATAATGTGCCCAAATAGTATGAAGTTGTTGTTATTTTTTAATAGGGCACAATCTTTATTAAAATATCTCCACACTTAAATATGCATTTGTACATAATAAGGGTGCCTGATAAGATAACCTGTTGAGCTAatggtgtagcaccccaaacccggcccagaagttatggccggatccggcatgccacatcaaaaacgttaaaaaaaatccattctaagtccagaaaatcgtacttaatgttcaaaagattaattcattaagggttaaagtgaatggaagtcgcaccgtaggaaaccggaaagaggtggtgagtccatcggatcgcttaagtaccaagctccttcggatccaatcctagacatgcatatcgccattgccacaccttaacgtcatggatatttctaggaaaccgatttgattaagtcattttaggaaaagtgattaattttggaaaatactttcattgcgaagctttgcttgttgtcgtgttattttgaaatcaactgttgtttttgaaaacgcgcctaaagctatccagtttcaacagttaaaataagtaatacctatcttagtaatacatattaaaaccatcaaaataaataagcggccttattacatttaaaagcccaaaacctcaaacgtaattaaaaggatgtccagttcaccgtaagaaaatcaaactttcgagcgggtggccattccaaattccctcacgactccaagcccactatggttggggatttctgcgtggatgaaaataaaaggggtgagtttggggaaactcaggtgtaaggaaaacccattcaaagtccaagtcactaagcccattgggcctaagcccatttaggtAATGATGGtactgggccgagcccttttcagacataataaaccgggccttagccccttattcagataacaagatggcccataggcccatttcaaaatacatgcaacatcaataacatatgcaagcccatttgggtaatggtgatatcgggcaaagcccttttcaaattacaataaaccgggccttagcccttattcagataatgatggcccataggcccatttcaaaatacatgcaacatcaagaaacatatgcaagcccatttggggagactactcaacccaccaaccactacactccaccgcaccagccatacactccatgtggggaatagctcaacccacccaaatttcacactccACAATTGCACCTTTGTCGCTCggttatcaaagaattgaggcaaagcctccaagacgtggacaagccactttcagtacttcctccgtcaatatcccattccatgcatcagataataacaacatggcatgcagtaaataacaatagtcaaacatgcatttaggtcaatttaaccctaggggtatttcggtaatttatctactaggggtaaaattgtaaattttccacttttaaaggtatttcagtaatttatctattttagggtttttcatgcatattcctacttttcacgtactaacagaatcacgtaccgagtgttcttaccgaattgggcccgttgacccatcattccaattttggcccattaagcccaaaatatcgagggcatagaaatcatgcactttgcagtccaaacattgcaacttaccaaaaacattaatcgatttacctcacgagcattcgcacactcgcaaatctacaaaataccagttttcggcatttcggcatttcggcttttgccgatctagactaagaaagagggtgttagttacacactgcttttgcGATGATATgccttgacgagatccacacacgaaccgcctacaattggattactaacacgttaatctaactattcaaatacaaactatattaaaccccttacaatattcgccaactacacctacagatcatagtaagcttataagaaatcaataagcaactcattaacaaatttttgtcaatgtttaccacataatcataatttcgctgcaagctgtcttcctgagcaacagtcactaaattatttataactggagctacgaagctccaaatcaagttccgttaattttccttgaaaatagactcatatatcttctatccataaaattttcataatttttggtttagccaatcaataccagatttttctcaaagtttcccatgtttcactgtttgactaatctgaccacacttcattacgaatcaaatttctcattgtacagaattcaaaatatgttctcgtttattccatttgaaactagactcattaagatttaattacataatttattaagcttctaattcatctcctacaatttatggtgattttccaaagtcacgttactgctgctgtcccaagcagatttattaccaaatcactctttcatacacctatcttgcatgcatgttatttaaacatgtatatcaccaatcaatcatcacatatctatgatttttacttaagcataatctccatttcatcattttaaagcacaacatgttagccgattttccctttagcatctaaggcacatgcatgcttatttgtttggctcaacttcacctatcttccatttttcatcaaaagaacatgaaacaacaaccatttccttcattttaattcatgactaaatgctcacaacacaactaaaaatcaaaatatacttcaagagttaaggtagaatcaagaagaactcatgaacctcaaaatagaagcaaggtaccaagaacttaccttcaattttcctcctcctaatgaccgaatactcaagagctttctcctctcttttctcttctctaactttcagctatgacaaaactttgttcttttcacccctttttcttttaataaaacttcatatttcatccatttaattctttaatacaaaagacatgaaattcttatcataaaacatttacctaacctattatcatggaacatttacctaacctattatcatggaacacttacctaacctattattatgaaacatttacctaacctattattatgaaacatttacctaacctattatcaatttgtatcaatttgtaccataaattatggatatcaagtactcatattgtctacaacaacatgatggctagccacttcatgta
The Gossypium arboreum isolate Shixiya-1 chromosome 10, ASM2569848v2, whole genome shotgun sequence genome window above contains:
- the LOC108462285 gene encoding uncharacterized protein LOC108462285 — its product is MEVLPHFSHVHPLVFNDGRSHKSEEVYCCACGELVLGPRFSCVDCGFHLDKNCAEAPVEMNHPFHRKHNLKLMTSSPYVKGNPVCGFCNNICEKFVYHCSCNLVFHIKCAFLSYKFLVKNFRELVHQDKPISSECHYQELERVQCFACQKPLLESDYISHESRFYLHKKCFELPLEISHLSHRYHSLFLQFNNDHLPCQICQETQHQGLIYCCLICKFVLHIECVSPPPIIEDPSIHEHPFTRCLRELSFNCDACGTLGNYISYNCSTCSLMVHKKCISLPRFIKSVLHDHPISHKYFVVDNECTTHDCLHCHEEVNMACGSYNCSKCKFIIHVNCALQKAQWYYKIESKDDFDKLLKELLEVGTMNPSFSIRKMIKVGEKMIVRIK